In the Siphonobacter curvatus genome, one interval contains:
- a CDS encoding helix-turn-helix domain-containing protein, which translates to MYFLSIIEAIKARRESLRVTQKELSDLSGVALGALKKFESGKGNPTLSTLKKLCDALGLEITLSIKKTINP; encoded by the coding sequence ATGTACTTTTTGTCCATCATTGAGGCGATCAAAGCAAGGCGGGAATCACTGCGGGTTACGCAAAAAGAACTATCCGACTTATCTGGTGTAGCGCTGGGTGCTTTAAAAAAATTTGAGTCTGGCAAGGGCAACCCCACTTTATCAACATTAAAAAAGCTGTGTGATGCCCTGGGCCTTGAAATCACCCTGAGCATAAAAAAAACAATTAACCCATGA
- a CDS encoding HipA N-terminal domain-containing protein, with protein sequence MRAAKVLFRGEEAGILSQDDEGRFEFQYHKEWIEDSSKPAISLTLPKTIQTYQSKYLFPFFYNMLPEGSNKQLVCRLNRIDRNDYFGLLLTTAKSDTIGAVTIIKIPKQ encoded by the coding sequence ATGAGAGCCGCAAAAGTTCTTTTTAGAGGAGAAGAGGCTGGTATCCTATCGCAGGATGACGAAGGTAGGTTTGAATTTCAGTACCACAAAGAATGGATAGAAGACAGTTCGAAACCTGCTATCAGTCTGACTTTACCAAAAACGATTCAGACTTATCAGTCTAAATATCTATTTCCTTTTTTCTATAATATGCTGCCAGAAGGCTCCAATAAACAATTGGTCTGTCGCCTAAACCGAATAGATCGAAACGACTACTTCGGCTTGCTGCTCACGACTGCAAAAAGCGACACGATTGGAGCCGTGACAATTATTAAAATCCCAAAACAATGA
- a CDS encoding HipA domain-containing protein produces the protein MSLPVIEFCPGTLAPGYDTYSKNCLRRVFDGKRVSHFLSYGSPATNQDTDELFEENRKRISISGVQEKFSVTLDKNKLRLIQEDEQGTYILKPIPAAGRRPDQMPANEHLTMQIARQVYGIETAENALIFFADGAQAYITKRFDRHADGRKRAQDDFASLAGRTPQTHGEHYKYLGNYLEIFELMQKYVPAYTVEAPKLLRTLMFNYLSSNGDAHFKNFSLLETDQGDYRLSPAYDLLNSRIHIGDKDFALDDGILPKKLAQGKVMQQFTLLAQIAGISSKVFDGIVSRMLSGSPQVEQLISASFLDQTTKRNYLQAYHGRLRQLMKN, from the coding sequence ATGAGCTTACCAGTTATTGAATTTTGCCCAGGCACATTGGCGCCTGGCTATGACACTTACAGCAAGAATTGCCTGAGACGGGTCTTCGATGGCAAGCGCGTAAGTCATTTTCTTAGTTATGGTTCGCCGGCGACTAATCAAGATACTGATGAACTTTTTGAAGAGAACCGCAAACGGATCTCAATATCGGGTGTCCAGGAAAAGTTCTCGGTAACCCTTGACAAGAATAAATTGCGATTAATCCAAGAAGACGAGCAAGGTACTTATATCTTGAAGCCGATACCGGCCGCAGGCCGCAGGCCGGACCAAATGCCGGCCAACGAGCATCTGACTATGCAGATCGCCAGGCAGGTTTACGGTATTGAAACAGCGGAGAACGCCTTGATCTTTTTTGCCGATGGCGCGCAGGCCTATATTACGAAACGATTTGACAGGCATGCCGATGGCAGGAAACGTGCGCAGGATGATTTTGCATCATTGGCAGGACGTACGCCCCAAACCCATGGAGAACACTATAAATACTTGGGAAATTATTTAGAGATTTTTGAGCTGATGCAAAAGTATGTTCCCGCTTACACAGTAGAAGCACCAAAGTTGCTACGCACATTAATGTTCAACTATTTATCCTCTAACGGTGATGCGCATTTCAAAAACTTCTCGCTGCTTGAAACTGATCAGGGGGACTACCGACTGAGTCCGGCCTATGATTTACTCAACAGCCGTATACATATCGGCGATAAAGATTTTGCACTCGACGACGGGATTTTACCAAAAAAACTAGCCCAGGGAAAGGTGATGCAGCAATTTACTTTACTGGCTCAGATAGCAGGAATCAGTTCGAAAGTATTTGACGGAATAGTCTCACGTATGCTCAGCGGGTCCCCGCAAGTCGAGCAGTTAATCTCTGCTTCTTTCCTGGACCAGACAACAAAACGAAATTACCTGCAGGCTTATCACGGCCGGCTGAGGCAGCTTATGAAAAACTAG
- a CDS encoding nucleotidyl transferase AbiEii/AbiGii toxin family protein produces MIKDWLASYNPATKNDATQALREIMQEVALAGLYRKGFFEKAAFYGGTALGIFYGIDHFSEYLDFSLLGVDPDFSINTYLPAITHGFEALGMHVSIKEKQKAVKTNIDSAFLKSETIWRELVLESVVPQQGLGQTASIKIKLEVDTMLPPGFDTEEKLLLKPFSFYVKCFSISDLFAGKMHALLFRKWNDNMKGRDWYDMEWYIRKGVALNLNHFALRVKDSGDWEQGNISEAEFRVWLNAKIDSVNFQRIKDDIRRFISNDNVLNSWSPQYFHDLVSKLKVNYQNQH; encoded by the coding sequence ATGATTAAAGATTGGCTCGCGAGCTATAACCCCGCTACTAAGAACGATGCAACCCAAGCGCTGCGCGAAATTATGCAGGAGGTTGCCCTGGCTGGACTTTATCGTAAAGGCTTCTTTGAAAAGGCTGCATTTTATGGCGGTACCGCACTCGGCATCTTTTACGGCATTGACCACTTTTCTGAGTATCTCGACTTCTCCCTACTCGGCGTTGACCCTGATTTTTCGATCAATACCTATCTACCTGCTATTACCCATGGATTTGAGGCGCTGGGAATGCATGTATCGATTAAGGAAAAACAGAAAGCGGTTAAGACGAATATTGATTCTGCATTTTTGAAGTCGGAAACAATCTGGCGGGAATTGGTTTTAGAAAGCGTCGTGCCTCAGCAAGGGCTTGGGCAAACGGCTAGCATCAAAATCAAACTGGAAGTTGATACGATGCTGCCTCCGGGCTTTGATACGGAAGAGAAACTACTACTTAAACCATTCTCATTTTATGTAAAGTGTTTTAGCATTTCCGACCTTTTCGCCGGGAAAATGCACGCCCTGCTTTTCAGAAAATGGAACGACAATATGAAGGGGCGCGACTGGTATGATATGGAATGGTATATCAGAAAAGGTGTGGCATTAAATCTTAACCACTTTGCGCTACGTGTTAAAGACAGTGGAGATTGGGAGCAGGGAAATATCAGTGAAGCCGAGTTTCGGGTATGGCTGAATGCAAAAATAGATTCCGTTAACTTCCAGCGGATCAAGGATGATATTCGGAGGTTTATATCAAATGACAATGTTTTAAATAGTTGGAGTCCGCAGTATTTTCATGATTTGGTATCAAAACTAAAAGTCAATTATCAAAACCAGCATTAA
- a CDS encoding type IV toxin-antitoxin system AbiEi family antitoxin domain-containing protein: MNLIQRIRNLSSQPLTHQLLSSLLKSYKRPNDKIHELISAGIIEPVKKGLYLPSAKRSETRTEPFLLANHMLGPSYVSFDSALSYYGLIPEWVFEVSSATTKASRSFNTPTGAFSFTRMPLPYYSFGIRQVELGKNQHALIASPEKALFDKIVHTAGLKLRSKIAAGDYLIENLRIEEDQLQQLARKTMETWLTDSPKRESLAQVIKFIRHYD; this comes from the coding sequence ATGAACTTAATTCAGCGTATACGAAATCTTTCAAGCCAGCCACTGACGCACCAATTGCTGAGTTCGCTGTTGAAGAGCTACAAACGTCCCAACGATAAGATCCATGAATTAATCTCCGCAGGCATTATCGAACCTGTTAAAAAGGGGCTGTATTTGCCGTCGGCGAAACGTTCAGAAACGCGTACGGAACCATTCCTTCTGGCAAACCACATGCTTGGACCCAGTTACGTATCGTTTGACAGCGCACTCTCCTACTATGGACTAATTCCAGAATGGGTGTTCGAAGTATCTTCCGCCACCACCAAGGCTTCGCGCAGCTTTAACACACCGACAGGCGCGTTCAGCTTTACACGGATGCCACTTCCTTATTACAGTTTCGGGATTCGTCAAGTTGAGCTGGGAAAAAACCAGCATGCGCTGATCGCATCCCCTGAGAAAGCTTTGTTTGACAAAATAGTCCATACAGCAGGTTTGAAGCTACGCAGTAAAATTGCTGCCGGCGACTACCTGATTGAAAACTTGCGGATAGAGGAGGATCAGTTACAGCAGCTGGCTAGAAAAACAATGGAGACTTGGCTAACAGACTCCCCTAAACGCGAGAGCTTGGCACAAGTCATTAAATTCATTAGGCACTATGATTAA
- a CDS encoding mucoidy inhibitor MuiA family protein has product MKRTLLFLLLSSFVALAEPTPIPLTSKLEKVTVFLNGAQIQRTAQTALPAGRTELYFKNLSPKLDKQSIQLRGEGNFTVLSVQAQQSYADEGVSRLEKTKQFDKRRAEIEANIQLEQKLLQVYKQEETLLLKNQELGGKVQTLKASEIKEAADFQRTRLTEVLTKQLELERKINQYTDELKVLNGEQTRVNTDTDQQVGEVWITISSPQPIAQAQFTLTYFVADAGWIPSYDARVNDLTKPLQLGYKAQVFQYTGEDWKQIQLSLSNADPRQRATQSMLKPWVTGQTNYYPELNPPISQTYNPTVTQVSGKVTDVAGVAIANASVMVSGTSLGTLTDENGFYRLSIPPKLPQSATQLVFAGIGFRSQRKPFFSEILDVQLEADQQALNEVVVRGQGIEYKRALTGAVQSLQGKVAGVPLELNEKEAPTSFTYDIKTPYTIPSDGKVYAVEVKQVELPALYEYSAVPKLNSDVFLTAQIPNWERYGLLNGDIQLFLEGNYVGKSTLNLDNTGDTLRLSLGRDKAVQVQRTKKKEFTKKSFLGSTQSEERRYEISVRNTRRQPISLVVYDQFPISKMKEIEILDHQASGAEVNAETGIFHWRWNLKPGEAQSAPFSYTIRSPKATASLLE; this is encoded by the coding sequence ATGAAGCGAACGCTGCTTTTCCTACTCCTTAGCTCCTTTGTAGCCCTGGCGGAACCTACGCCCATCCCGCTGACTTCCAAGCTCGAAAAAGTAACCGTTTTCTTAAACGGTGCTCAGATTCAGCGAACCGCTCAAACGGCATTACCCGCCGGGCGAACGGAACTGTATTTCAAAAACCTCTCCCCTAAACTCGACAAGCAGAGCATCCAGCTCCGAGGGGAGGGAAATTTTACGGTGCTGTCCGTACAGGCTCAGCAGAGCTACGCCGACGAAGGCGTATCGCGACTGGAGAAAACCAAACAATTTGATAAACGCCGGGCCGAGATCGAAGCTAACATTCAGTTGGAACAAAAGCTGCTCCAAGTGTATAAACAGGAAGAAACTCTTTTACTAAAGAATCAGGAATTGGGTGGAAAAGTGCAAACGCTCAAAGCCAGTGAGATCAAAGAAGCGGCGGATTTCCAGCGAACTCGCCTAACGGAAGTACTCACAAAGCAACTCGAACTGGAACGAAAAATCAATCAGTATACGGACGAACTCAAGGTTCTCAATGGTGAACAAACCCGCGTGAATACGGATACGGATCAGCAGGTAGGGGAGGTATGGATTACTATTTCCAGTCCACAACCCATTGCCCAGGCTCAATTCACCCTCACGTATTTTGTAGCCGACGCGGGTTGGATTCCTAGTTATGACGCTCGGGTCAATGATCTAACGAAACCCCTGCAACTGGGCTACAAAGCTCAGGTGTTTCAGTACACGGGCGAAGATTGGAAACAAATCCAGTTAAGCCTTTCCAACGCAGACCCCCGGCAACGGGCGACGCAATCAATGCTTAAGCCTTGGGTAACGGGCCAGACGAATTACTATCCTGAACTGAATCCTCCCATCAGCCAAACGTACAATCCCACGGTTACGCAGGTTTCTGGTAAAGTGACCGACGTTGCGGGAGTGGCGATTGCTAACGCTTCTGTAATGGTATCGGGAACGAGTCTAGGCACGCTAACGGATGAAAATGGTTTCTATCGCCTGAGCATTCCACCGAAACTGCCGCAGAGTGCTACCCAACTTGTCTTTGCTGGGATTGGCTTTCGATCTCAACGAAAACCCTTCTTCTCGGAAATACTGGATGTGCAGCTGGAAGCGGACCAACAGGCATTAAATGAAGTGGTCGTACGAGGCCAGGGAATTGAGTACAAACGTGCTCTAACGGGAGCGGTTCAGTCTTTGCAGGGAAAGGTAGCGGGTGTACCCTTGGAATTGAATGAAAAAGAAGCTCCTACCAGTTTCACCTACGACATTAAAACGCCCTATACTATTCCATCGGATGGAAAAGTATACGCCGTAGAGGTGAAGCAGGTAGAATTACCGGCTTTATACGAATACAGTGCCGTACCTAAACTCAATTCGGACGTATTCCTGACCGCTCAGATTCCCAACTGGGAGCGATATGGTTTACTAAACGGTGATATTCAGTTGTTTCTGGAAGGCAATTACGTAGGAAAATCGACGCTGAATCTGGACAACACGGGCGACACCCTTCGCTTGTCGCTCGGACGCGACAAAGCGGTGCAGGTACAACGAACCAAGAAGAAGGAATTCACGAAGAAATCCTTCCTGGGTAGTACGCAGTCCGAGGAACGCCGGTACGAAATCAGCGTACGCAACACCCGTCGCCAACCCATCTCGCTGGTGGTATACGATCAGTTTCCCATTTCGAAAATGAAAGAGATTGAAATCCTCGATCATCAAGCGAGCGGAGCCGAAGTCAACGCGGAAACGGGTATTTTTCACTGGCGATGGAATCTGAAACCCGGCGAAGCCCAAAGTGCACCGTTTTCGTATACCATTCGATCGCCTAAGGCAACGGCTTCTCTTTTGGAATAA